A portion of the Candidatus Abyssobacteria bacterium SURF_5 genome contains these proteins:
- a CDS encoding heterodisulfide reductase subunit B, with amino-acid sequence MLGLRLQQTEQQRRNDRAWRLKNLQQRKMAMKVAYYPGCSLHGTAEEYDESTRMVCNGLGIELEELEDWNCCGASSAHATNDKLAVALAARNLALAEQARHQTLLIPCSACYQRLKSADARIRNDQKLGVEMASLTGMPYSGKLEILQIIQILARPEMLEKVREKIRKPLKDLATVCYYGCLTVRPPKYTQVADYENPMFMDELMQAAGAANRFWSYKTECCSAGLAMARSDVTKKLAGILLRMADEADAECIVVSCPMCHANLDTRQDALLAERQIPRKIPILYVTELLALAMGIQAVGKLWPKHLVDPRPLLTAKGLA; translated from the coding sequence ATGCTTGGACTTCGTCTCCAACAGACAGAGCAGCAACGCCGGAATGATCGTGCATGGAGACTGAAGAATCTCCAGCAGCGGAAAATGGCAATGAAAGTAGCGTACTACCCTGGCTGTTCCCTCCATGGAACGGCTGAAGAATACGACGAATCAACGCGAATGGTTTGCAACGGGCTCGGCATCGAACTGGAGGAGCTCGAGGACTGGAACTGTTGCGGCGCCTCGTCCGCCCACGCCACAAATGATAAACTCGCCGTCGCGCTGGCTGCGCGAAACCTCGCGCTCGCAGAGCAGGCGCGCCACCAAACGCTCCTGATCCCGTGCTCAGCCTGCTATCAGCGCCTGAAATCCGCCGACGCCCGCATCCGGAACGATCAAAAGCTCGGCGTCGAAATGGCTTCCCTGACCGGAATGCCATATTCGGGCAAGCTCGAAATCCTGCAGATCATCCAGATACTGGCCCGCCCCGAGATGCTCGAGAAGGTCCGCGAGAAAATCAGAAAACCGCTCAAAGACCTGGCAACCGTCTGCTATTACGGGTGCCTGACAGTGCGGCCGCCAAAATATACACAAGTTGCCGATTATGAAAATCCGATGTTCATGGACGAGCTGATGCAGGCAGCGGGCGCCGCCAACCGCTTCTGGTCCTATAAAACCGAATGCTGCAGCGCCGGTCTTGCGATGGCGCGCTCCGATGTAACTAAAAAATTGGCGGGTATCCTGCTGAGGATGGCCGACGAGGCCGATGCCGAATGCATCGTCGTCAGTTGTCCGATGTGTCATGCAAATCTCGACACGCGACAGGATGCGCTGCTGGCGGAAAGGCAAATTCCCAGAAAAATCCCGATCCTTTATGTCACCGAGTTGTTGGCGCTTGCAATGGGGATTCAAGCAGTAGGAAAGCTGTGGCCAAAACATCTGGTCGATCCGCGTCCGCTTCTCACGGCGAAAGGACTTGCATGA
- a CDS encoding formate--tetrahydrofolate ligase yields the protein MAKVKKIRSDIEIAQSIKLKPIEEIGAMMGLSRNDLELHGDYIAKIKLDVIDRLKKRPNAKYIDVTAITPTPLGEGKTVTTLGTGLALNKIGKKAIIAIRQPSMGPTFGIKGGAAGGGYSQALPMEDFNLHLTGDIHAVTMAHNLCTAYLDNHLCKGNKLGIDPYTITWRRVMDVSDRMLRNIVTGLGGRMDGIPRESGFDISVASEVMAILALTTGLKDIRERLGRIVVAFTKDGKPVTAEDLKVAGAMTVLMKDAIKPNLMQTTEQTPVLVHAGPFANIAHGNSSILADMIGIKSCEYLVTESGFGADIGMEKFLNIKCRMSGLTPDCIVLVCTVRALKMHSGKFRVVAGKPLGPELIKENIQAIEEGIVNLEKHIENVKLHGLECVVAINKFATDTRNEIKFIKQHAERAGALAAVPSEVHAKGGEGGRELAEAVVAAAEKEKKFKFLYPLNMSIKEKIETIATKVYGASAVDYSPLANEQIERYTKGGFDKMPICMAKTHLSLSHDPKLKGRPTGFTLPIREVRASVGAGFLYPLCGTMSTMPGLPSVPAGEAVDIGRDGRVVGLF from the coding sequence ATGGCAAAGGTGAAGAAAATCAGGAGCGATATAGAAATCGCACAGTCTATCAAGTTAAAGCCGATCGAAGAGATCGGCGCGATGATGGGCCTGAGCAGGAATGATCTGGAACTGCACGGCGACTACATCGCAAAGATCAAGCTCGATGTCATTGACCGCCTGAAAAAGAGGCCGAACGCGAAATATATTGATGTCACCGCAATCACTCCCACCCCGCTTGGAGAAGGAAAAACCGTCACCACCCTCGGTACCGGCCTTGCCCTCAACAAAATCGGGAAGAAAGCAATCATAGCTATTCGCCAGCCTTCGATGGGACCTACGTTCGGTATTAAAGGCGGCGCCGCCGGCGGCGGCTATTCACAGGCGCTCCCGATGGAAGACTTCAATCTGCACCTGACCGGCGATATACATGCCGTCACCATGGCGCACAACCTCTGCACCGCATATCTTGATAACCACCTGTGCAAGGGTAACAAACTCGGCATCGACCCCTACACCATTACGTGGAGGCGGGTCATGGACGTCAGCGACCGCATGCTCCGCAATATCGTCACCGGTCTCGGCGGCCGCATGGACGGCATTCCGCGCGAAAGCGGCTTTGATATCTCCGTCGCTTCCGAGGTGATGGCGATTCTCGCCCTCACCACCGGATTGAAGGATATCCGCGAGCGCCTCGGCCGCATCGTTGTCGCGTTCACCAAAGACGGCAAGCCGGTTACTGCGGAAGACCTGAAAGTCGCCGGCGCGATGACGGTCCTCATGAAAGACGCTATCAAGCCCAACCTGATGCAGACAACCGAGCAAACGCCGGTCCTGGTGCATGCGGGACCGTTCGCCAATATCGCCCACGGCAACAGCTCGATTCTCGCCGATATGATCGGCATCAAGTCATGTGAATACCTGGTCACCGAAAGCGGGTTCGGCGCCGATATCGGGATGGAGAAGTTCCTCAACATCAAGTGCCGCATGAGCGGACTCACGCCCGACTGTATTGTGCTCGTGTGCACCGTGCGCGCCCTCAAGATGCACAGCGGCAAATTCAGGGTTGTCGCCGGCAAACCGCTCGGTCCCGAGCTGATCAAAGAAAACATTCAGGCAATCGAGGAAGGCATCGTCAACCTCGAAAAACATATCGAGAACGTGAAGCTGCACGGCCTCGAATGCGTGGTCGCCATCAACAAGTTCGCGACCGACACCAGGAACGAAATCAAATTTATCAAACAGCACGCGGAAAGAGCCGGCGCCTTGGCCGCCGTTCCCAGCGAGGTTCATGCAAAAGGCGGCGAAGGCGGACGCGAACTGGCCGAAGCCGTTGTGGCCGCGGCCGAAAAAGAAAAGAAATTCAAGTTCCTCTATCCGCTCAATATGTCAATCAAGGAGAAGATCGAAACGATTGCCACCAAAGTGTATGGCGCCTCCGCCGTCGATTATTCCCCGCTGGCAAATGAGCAGATTGAGCGGTATACTAAAGGTGGATTCGACAAAATGCCGATTTGCATGGCAAAGACGCACCTGTCGCTCTCGCACGACCCGAAACTCAAGGGCCGCCCGACAGGCTTTACGCTGCCTATTCGCGAAGTTCGCGCGTCCGTCGGCGCTGGGTTCCTCTATCCGCTGTGTGGTACCATGAGCACCATGCCCGGCCTGCCGTCCGTTCCCGCCGGCGAAGCGGTGGATATCGGCAGGGACGGCCGCGTTGTCGGCCTTTTCTAA
- a CDS encoding heterodisulfide reductase subunit C, whose amino-acid sequence MAVKEITETQLDQSLLDEVEKKAHTKVSSCFQCLKCSSGCPLSREMDYLPAQIIRMINLGLREEVLKSRTIWVCASCETCTTRCPNDIDIAHVMDTLRELSLRAGVAEEEENLRRFHEAFLSAIKTWGRVHEIEMIGKYKLKTRTFMEDRDIGMKMFKRGKIKLLPEPIKGRKAVRKIFKNTR is encoded by the coding sequence ATGGCTGTCAAGGAGATAACCGAAACTCAGCTCGACCAGAGCCTGCTTGACGAAGTCGAGAAAAAGGCTCACACGAAAGTCTCTTCATGCTTTCAGTGCCTGAAATGCTCGAGCGGATGTCCTCTCTCTCGCGAGATGGATTATCTCCCCGCCCAGATCATCCGGATGATCAATCTGGGACTCCGAGAAGAAGTGTTGAAAAGTCGCACCATCTGGGTATGCGCGTCGTGTGAAACCTGCACGACGCGCTGCCCGAATGATATCGATATCGCTCACGTCATGGACACGCTGCGCGAATTGTCCCTGCGCGCGGGCGTGGCGGAAGAAGAAGAAAACCTCAGGCGCTTCCACGAGGCCTTCCTCTCCGCGATTAAGACGTGGGGGAGAGTGCATGAAATCGAGATGATCGGCAAATACAAGCTGAAGACACGCACCTTCATGGAAGACAGGGACATCGGAATGAAGATGTTCAAGCGCGGCAAGATCAAACTGCTTCCGGAGCCGATCAAAGGGAGAAAAGCGGTAAGAAAGATATTCAAGAACACCCGGTAA
- a CDS encoding CoB--CoM heterodisulfide reductase iron-sulfur subunit A family protein, with product MSKPAGNGDGKRSVGAILVVGGGIGGMQASLDLANAGFKVYLVERSPSIGGRMAQLDKTFPTNDCSMCTISPKLIEVAKHLNIDLITYSDVESIEGESGNFTVRVKCRAKSVDYSKCTGCGLCSEKCPTKVDSEFEAGIGKRKAIYVPYPQAVPNKPVIDREHCMKFTKGKCGVCQKKCPTGAIDYEQKDEIRELKVGAVILAPGYDPVDASVRPEYGFGRYKNVITSLQYERLLSASGPTQGHIKRSSDGVAPRRIAWIQCVGSRDKTCGNEYCSSVCCMYATKEAIMTAEHEKEAKCTIFFNDIRAFGKGFERYYIGAEKDNGVSYIRGIVSTVREMQKTKNLLIKYASDDGEVKEEEFDLVVLSVGLKPSADSKRLAEIAGIKLDSHGYALASTFSPNRSSRPGVFVCGAFLAPMDIPETVMTASSAAAASAELVAQERGSLAAYKTYPDERDVAQEEPRVGVFVCRCGTNIARVVDVPKVVEYARTLPYVKFAAESLFSCSTDTQKIITDAIKENNLNRVIVAACTPATHEPLFQDTLKEAGLNKFLFEMANIRNQCSWVHQDPELATEKSKDLVRMAVARALTLESIKQLQSPVTQKALVIGGGLSGMTAALSLARQGFEAYLVEKSDTLGGFLNRLHYTLAGDDAQKQLKQLVNEVNAESRIKVFTNAEVTEFSGHVGSFHATIKTQNKKEKIDIGAVIVATGASEYKPAEYLYGQNPNVLTQLELEHKIATEPDAVRKAQKIVMIQCVGSRDQEHQYCSRVCCGQAVKNALKLKELNPAAKVYVLHRDIRTYAGKELLYRDAREKGVLFLRYDLEHKPEVSEPGGALSVKARDVSIGATLNIRPDLVVLSTGIVPHETNTTLGPLLKVSLDRDGFYLEAHLKLRPLDFASEGMFLCGLAHSPKYIEESIAQARGAASRAAHLLSKDSLTVGGVISVVDGEKCVACLTCVRVCPYGVPAFNQETGVVYIEPASCQGCGICAGACPNKAIEVQHYKDRQVIAKCDVLCEAKN from the coding sequence ATGAGTAAACCAGCAGGTAACGGCGACGGGAAGCGGTCGGTAGGCGCCATCCTGGTGGTCGGCGGCGGTATCGGCGGAATGCAGGCGTCGCTCGACCTCGCGAACGCCGGATTCAAAGTCTATCTCGTCGAAAGAAGCCCCTCCATCGGCGGCAGGATGGCCCAGCTCGATAAGACATTCCCCACCAACGACTGCTCGATGTGCACGATCTCGCCGAAACTGATAGAAGTCGCCAAGCACCTGAATATCGACCTGATCACCTATTCCGACGTCGAATCGATCGAGGGCGAGTCGGGCAATTTCACCGTCCGCGTAAAATGCCGGGCCAAATCGGTCGATTACAGCAAGTGCACCGGCTGCGGCCTGTGCTCCGAGAAATGTCCCACCAAGGTGGACAGCGAGTTCGAAGCAGGCATTGGCAAACGGAAAGCCATCTACGTGCCCTATCCGCAGGCCGTCCCGAACAAGCCGGTCATCGACCGTGAGCACTGCATGAAATTCACAAAGGGCAAGTGCGGCGTCTGCCAGAAAAAATGCCCGACCGGCGCAATCGATTACGAACAGAAAGATGAAATCCGGGAGTTGAAGGTGGGCGCCGTCATTCTCGCCCCCGGCTATGATCCCGTCGATGCGAGCGTGCGGCCCGAGTATGGATTCGGCCGCTATAAGAACGTCATTACCAGCCTGCAGTACGAGCGCCTCCTGAGCGCGTCGGGCCCGACACAGGGGCACATCAAGCGCTCCTCCGACGGCGTCGCCCCCCGCAGGATCGCTTGGATTCAATGCGTTGGCTCGCGCGACAAAACATGCGGCAATGAATACTGCTCCTCCGTCTGCTGCATGTACGCCACCAAAGAGGCGATCATGACCGCCGAGCACGAAAAGGAAGCGAAATGCACCATTTTCTTTAATGATATACGCGCTTTCGGGAAAGGCTTCGAACGCTATTATATCGGCGCCGAGAAGGACAACGGCGTCAGCTACATCCGCGGCATCGTCTCCACAGTCCGCGAGATGCAGAAAACCAAGAACCTGCTTATCAAATATGCTTCCGATGACGGCGAAGTGAAGGAAGAGGAATTCGATCTGGTCGTTCTCTCGGTCGGCTTGAAACCGTCGGCGGATAGCAAGCGCCTCGCCGAAATAGCCGGTATCAAGCTCGACAGTCACGGTTACGCGCTCGCCTCCACGTTCAGCCCGAACCGGTCCTCGCGGCCCGGCGTGTTTGTCTGTGGCGCTTTCCTCGCGCCCATGGATATTCCGGAAACGGTCATGACCGCCAGCAGCGCGGCGGCCGCCTCGGCCGAGCTGGTCGCGCAGGAACGAGGATCACTCGCGGCTTACAAGACGTACCCCGACGAGCGAGACGTGGCCCAGGAAGAGCCGCGGGTCGGAGTATTTGTCTGCCGCTGCGGCACCAATATCGCGCGCGTGGTGGATGTGCCGAAAGTGGTCGAATACGCCAGGACGCTTCCGTACGTCAAATTCGCCGCCGAATCCTTATTCTCCTGCTCGACCGATACGCAGAAGATCATCACCGACGCTATTAAAGAAAATAATCTGAACCGCGTCATCGTTGCGGCATGTACTCCGGCCACGCATGAGCCGCTGTTCCAGGACACTCTCAAGGAGGCCGGTCTCAACAAGTTCCTCTTCGAAATGGCCAACATCCGCAACCAGTGCTCCTGGGTTCACCAGGACCCTGAACTGGCCACGGAAAAATCCAAGGACCTCGTGCGCATGGCCGTCGCTCGCGCGCTCACCCTCGAATCGATCAAGCAGCTCCAGTCGCCGGTTACGCAGAAGGCGCTGGTCATCGGGGGCGGACTCTCGGGCATGACCGCCGCTCTCTCGCTCGCGCGACAGGGATTCGAGGCGTATCTTGTCGAAAAGAGCGATACGCTCGGAGGTTTCCTTAACCGCCTGCACTACACGCTTGCCGGCGACGACGCTCAAAAGCAGCTCAAGCAATTGGTCAACGAGGTCAACGCGGAAAGCCGGATCAAAGTATTCACGAATGCCGAGGTCACAGAATTTTCCGGCCACGTCGGCAGTTTCCACGCCACGATCAAGACTCAGAACAAGAAAGAGAAAATAGACATCGGCGCCGTCATCGTTGCCACCGGCGCAAGCGAATACAAGCCGGCGGAATATCTCTACGGGCAGAATCCTAACGTCCTGACGCAGCTCGAACTCGAACACAAAATCGCAACCGAGCCCGATGCGGTCAGGAAGGCGCAGAAAATCGTCATGATTCAGTGCGTCGGCTCCCGCGATCAGGAGCATCAATATTGCAGCCGCGTGTGCTGCGGGCAGGCCGTGAAGAACGCCTTGAAGCTGAAAGAGCTCAATCCCGCCGCAAAAGTTTACGTGCTTCATCGCGACATCCGGACATATGCAGGCAAAGAACTTCTCTATCGCGATGCCCGCGAAAAGGGCGTTCTGTTCCTGCGGTACGACCTCGAACATAAGCCGGAGGTGAGCGAACCGGGAGGCGCGCTGAGCGTGAAAGCGCGCGATGTGAGCATCGGCGCCACGTTGAACATACGGCCCGATCTGGTCGTTCTGAGCACGGGAATCGTGCCGCATGAGACCAATACCACGCTCGGGCCCCTGCTCAAAGTATCGCTGGACAGGGACGGCTTCTACCTCGAAGCGCACCTCAAGCTCAGACCGCTCGATTTTGCGAGCGAGGGCATGTTCCTCTGCGGATTGGCGCACTCGCCCAAATATATCGAGGAAAGCATCGCGCAGGCTCGCGGCGCGGCCTCGCGGGCTGCGCACCTGCTGTCAAAGGACTCACTCACCGTCGGCGGCGTCATATCCGTCGTTGACGGCGAGAAATGCGTGGCTTGCCTCACCTGCGTGCGCGTGTGTCCCTACGGTGTGCCTGCCTTCAATCAGGAGACCGGCGTCGTCTATATCGAGCCGGCTTCCTGTCAGGGATGCGGCATTTGCGCCGGCGCGTGCCCGAACAAGGCAATCGAGGTTCAGCATTATAAGGATCGCCAGGTCATCGCCAAGTGCGACGTCCTGTGTGAAGCAAAGAATTAA
- a CDS encoding efflux RND transporter permease subunit, which produces MSLADFSVRRPVAAMMLVLVLIVLGAASFFRIPVDLLPELKFPVAVVFTEYEGVGPEEIENSLTKPIEGAVSRVDGVKEINSISERDLSMVVIEFDWGTNMDLAAQDIREKLDQIADFLPEEAERPSIERYDPSDIPLMGVGVSGGGNTPYQLDEMAEDYLEDPIAAVEGVAAVMIFGGAAREIHVAVDQDKLTAAGLGLDAVVGCLNRENLNLSVGNLKEGHKDYLVRALGEFESLSEIENAVLCANNEKIIRLRDIAKVYDTHEEDTVLSRDNEHPSVMMMIVKQSGGNSVQISKRVWDKLDELKAHLPPGVEITKNFDSADFINRAIADVWDNLWQGSVLAVIVLFLFLRHFRPVIIIAVAIPISLLSSFLPMFFSGMTINMISLGGLALAVGMVVDNSIVVIENIFRHIDEEREDRLTASSRGANEVVGAITGSTLTTVAVFIPIMFTTGLAARIFTDLALTVTFSLLSSLFVAVTLVPMMGSKLLAFKESGTTTESWYFTYVKRNYRRLIGWILDHKIITIGLANLMWISSIYILIIIGKEFMPTANDETFMIEVELPRGTRLEETDKVSRQIERVILATPEVKTEHAVIGHSSTSDSEDSKQAFFIINLADQSERQRTVEQVNDSIRREVLRIPGVVKYSFVNLQSRSVGAGEGKPIEITIFGSDLETLSDLSQEAVRRMQNIDGLVDVEETFTFGSPELQIQFDRERLAQLGLDVARVSKILETAVKGTVASKYDEKGEEIDIRVRLSEKDRDSFEDIGLIPLITPARGLIHLSDLASVDVGSGPVRIFRDNQKRSVSILANYLEQREGSDSGFFLSKSLARRDLDSVVRDIQRSLSSMHLPLGYFVEYGGSYEDMKESQGQLALALLLAIVLVYMIMAALFESLIHPFTIMFSVPFAFTGSIWAIYLAGMTLSVNSGIGVIMLAGIIVNNGIVLIDYVTQLRGKGMPVREALIEAGGTRLRPILMTTLTTILGLIPMAVMGGSGAEMRRPLAVSLMGGLVFGSILTLIVIPTAYYVNDLFAHKVYITFLRLLHPQELVEKKEKAEADNPPAVP; this is translated from the coding sequence GTGTCGCTTGCTGATTTCTCCGTCCGCCGTCCCGTAGCCGCTATGATGCTTGTCCTGGTCCTGATCGTTCTCGGAGCCGCTTCATTCTTCCGAATACCCGTCGATTTGCTTCCTGAACTGAAATTCCCCGTCGCAGTCGTTTTCACAGAATATGAGGGTGTTGGGCCAGAGGAGATCGAGAATTCTCTGACCAAACCCATCGAAGGCGCCGTCAGCCGGGTGGATGGCGTAAAGGAAATCAACTCCATCTCCGAGCGCGATCTCTCCATGGTTGTCATCGAGTTCGATTGGGGCACGAATATGGACCTCGCTGCCCAGGATATACGAGAAAAACTCGACCAGATAGCCGACTTTTTGCCGGAAGAAGCGGAGCGTCCCAGCATCGAGCGGTACGATCCATCCGATATCCCGCTGATGGGCGTAGGAGTATCCGGCGGCGGCAATACCCCGTACCAACTCGATGAGATGGCCGAAGATTATCTGGAAGACCCGATTGCAGCCGTCGAAGGCGTGGCCGCCGTCATGATTTTCGGAGGCGCCGCACGGGAAATACACGTGGCCGTCGACCAGGACAAACTCACCGCCGCCGGCTTGGGGCTTGACGCGGTAGTGGGTTGCCTGAATCGGGAGAACCTGAACCTGTCGGTCGGCAATCTGAAGGAGGGACACAAGGATTATTTGGTGCGGGCCCTCGGCGAGTTCGAAAGCCTGAGCGAAATAGAGAACGCGGTCCTTTGCGCCAATAATGAGAAGATCATCCGCCTGCGCGATATTGCAAAAGTATATGACACGCATGAGGAAGACACCGTCTTATCCCGCGACAATGAACATCCTTCCGTCATGATGATGATCGTCAAGCAATCAGGCGGAAACAGCGTGCAGATCTCAAAACGAGTCTGGGACAAGCTTGATGAACTGAAAGCTCACTTGCCGCCCGGCGTGGAGATTACCAAGAATTTTGATTCGGCGGATTTCATCAACAGAGCCATAGCCGACGTGTGGGACAACCTGTGGCAGGGGAGTGTTCTTGCCGTCATTGTTCTCTTCCTGTTTCTCCGGCATTTCCGGCCGGTGATCATCATCGCCGTCGCGATTCCGATCTCGCTGCTTTCCTCATTTCTTCCCATGTTCTTCAGCGGAATGACCATCAACATGATTTCGCTCGGCGGGCTCGCATTGGCTGTCGGCATGGTGGTGGATAATTCAATCGTCGTTATCGAGAACATCTTTCGCCATATCGACGAGGAGCGGGAGGATCGGTTGACGGCGTCGAGTCGAGGCGCGAATGAAGTCGTCGGGGCAATAACAGGGTCTACGCTGACGACGGTGGCCGTTTTCATCCCGATCATGTTCACCACCGGATTAGCGGCACGCATTTTCACCGACCTTGCGCTTACGGTCACCTTCTCGCTGCTTTCCTCGTTGTTCGTGGCCGTGACTCTGGTTCCCATGATGGGCTCGAAGCTGCTTGCGTTCAAGGAAAGCGGAACAACAACCGAGAGTTGGTATTTCACGTACGTAAAGAGAAACTACCGCCGGCTGATCGGCTGGATCCTTGACCACAAGATTATTACCATCGGGCTGGCCAACCTGATGTGGATTTCGAGCATCTATATCCTGATTATCATCGGGAAGGAGTTCATGCCTACGGCCAATGACGAGACGTTCATGATCGAAGTCGAGTTGCCGCGGGGGACCCGCCTGGAGGAAACCGATAAGGTGTCTCGTCAGATTGAAAGAGTCATTCTCGCCACCCCCGAAGTGAAGACCGAACACGCGGTCATCGGGCATTCTTCAACCAGCGACAGCGAGGACAGCAAGCAGGCTTTCTTCATCATAAACCTGGCTGACCAGTCGGAGCGCCAAAGAACAGTGGAGCAGGTCAACGACAGCATAAGGAGAGAGGTGCTGCGGATACCTGGCGTTGTGAAGTATAGTTTCGTCAACTTGCAAAGCCGCTCCGTCGGGGCGGGCGAAGGCAAGCCGATCGAGATAACCATATTCGGGAGCGACCTGGAAACGCTCAGCGATCTCTCCCAAGAAGCGGTGCGGCGAATGCAGAATATCGATGGACTGGTAGATGTTGAAGAAACCTTCACCTTCGGCAGTCCGGAACTCCAGATACAGTTTGACCGCGAGCGCCTGGCCCAACTGGGACTCGACGTAGCGCGCGTCTCCAAAATACTCGAAACGGCGGTCAAGGGGACGGTGGCAAGCAAGTATGACGAAAAGGGAGAGGAAATCGATATCCGAGTACGCCTGAGCGAGAAGGACCGTGACAGCTTCGAGGACATTGGCCTAATCCCGCTCATAACGCCTGCACGCGGATTAATTCATCTGTCGGACCTTGCAAGCGTGGACGTCGGCTCCGGCCCGGTGAGAATATTCCGGGATAACCAGAAGCGATCGGTCAGCATTCTTGCCAATTATCTGGAACAACGCGAAGGCAGCGACTCCGGTTTCTTCCTTTCGAAATCGCTTGCGCGGCGCGATCTCGACAGCGTGGTGAGGGATATTCAAAGGTCGCTATCGTCCATGCATTTGCCTTTGGGTTACTTTGTCGAGTACGGCGGGTCGTATGAGGACATGAAAGAATCACAAGGACAACTCGCGCTGGCGCTTCTTTTGGCGATCGTTCTCGTTTATATGATCATGGCCGCACTATTTGAATCCCTGATTCACCCCTTCACCATCATGTTCTCGGTGCCGTTCGCGTTCACCGGCTCGATCTGGGCCATATATCTCGCAGGCATGACCCTTTCGGTGAATTCAGGCATCGGCGTCATCATGCTCGCGGGAATCATCGTCAACAACGGGATTGTCCTCATAGACTACGTTACACAACTGCGAGGGAAAGGGATGCCGGTAAGGGAGGCACTCATCGAGGCGGGTGGGACACGGCTGCGTCCAATCCTGATGACAACGCTCACCACTATTTTGGGGCTTATCCCGATGGCTGTTATGGGAGGATCGGGTGCGGAAATGCGCAGGCCACTGGCGGTTTCGCTGATGGGAGGATTGGTCTTCGGATCTATCCTGACGCTGATTGTAATTCCCACAGCGTATTATGTCAATGATTTATTTGCTCATAAAGTTTACATCACATTCCTCAGGCTTCTGCATCCCCAGGAACTCGTGGAAAAGAAAGAAAAAGCCGAAGCGGACAACCCTCCAGCCGTCCCGTGA
- a CDS encoding efflux RND transporter periplasmic adaptor subunit, whose product MLEAERGILVRISTTRVAGFFFLVFAGVSFLFSGCSKKRDTVAAASETAPEFAVSVKVAPVVRSDIRSIIRAVGTVQALNQAKVSSKIAGKVEKVMFDVGDRVAGGSCLVQLEKTDMILTVRQAEAALQMAEANFAKAKTDWERAQELLAQGISSQQQYDLAKSSFEVADASVTQAVADLDLARNQLADANVTTLFGGSVIDRFVDLGERVSPGQPLFEVADISRVEVEVGVSDTRFSETRLGQDATISIDGYPNMEFGGKIIRIQPAIDPATRTFRVTIGVANPEEVLKPGMLARAEIEVGLHSDALIIPKSASIEEEGKYFVVAVRNGKVDRLEITSGFRDGEKVEILSGLREGDQVVVEGAYGLAQGAAVRVIGE is encoded by the coding sequence TTGCTCGAGGCGGAAAGGGGGATCTTAGTGAGGATTAGTACCACCCGCGTGGCGGGTTTCTTTTTTCTCGTGTTTGCCGGCGTCTCATTTTTGTTTTCCGGATGCTCAAAGAAGCGGGATACGGTTGCCGCCGCGTCCGAGACGGCGCCGGAATTTGCCGTCAGCGTCAAGGTGGCCCCGGTTGTCCGGTCGGACATAAGATCGATAATCCGGGCGGTGGGAACGGTTCAGGCCCTGAATCAAGCGAAGGTGAGTTCAAAGATTGCGGGCAAGGTTGAGAAGGTTATGTTTGATGTCGGAGACCGCGTTGCCGGCGGCAGTTGTCTTGTGCAATTGGAGAAGACCGACATGATCCTGACCGTTCGCCAGGCCGAGGCCGCACTGCAGATGGCTGAGGCGAATTTTGCGAAGGCAAAAACGGATTGGGAGCGGGCGCAGGAATTGCTCGCTCAGGGCATCAGCTCACAGCAGCAGTATGACCTTGCCAAGAGCTCTTTTGAAGTTGCCGACGCCTCGGTGACACAGGCTGTAGCCGATCTTGACCTTGCGAGAAATCAGCTGGCCGACGCGAATGTCACCACCCTGTTCGGCGGTTCTGTTATTGACCGGTTTGTCGACCTGGGCGAACGGGTTTCTCCGGGTCAGCCGCTGTTCGAAGTGGCGGACATCAGCCGGGTAGAGGTGGAAGTGGGGGTCAGCGATACGCGTTTTTCGGAAACCCGCCTCGGACAGGATGCAACGATATCCATTGATGGCTACCCGAATATGGAGTTCGGCGGAAAGATTATCAGAATTCAGCCTGCCATCGATCCGGCTACCCGCACGTTTCGAGTGACTATCGGGGTGGCCAATCCGGAGGAAGTGTTGAAGCCGGGGATGCTGGCACGGGCGGAGATCGAAGTCGGCCTGCATTCCGATGCGCTCATCATCCCGAAATCCGCTTCTATTGAAGAAGAAGGAAAGTATTTTGTGGTCGCCGTGAGGAATGGGAAAGTGGACAGACTGGAGATTACCAGCGGCTTCCGCGACGGCGAGAAAGTCGAGATTCTCAGCGGGCTTCGCGAGGGCGACCAGGTAGTGGTTGAAGGCGCTTACGGCCTGGCGCAGGGCGCGGCTGTCCGCGTCATCGGAGAGTGA